From the genome of Geobacter sp. SVR, one region includes:
- a CDS encoding shikimate kinase produces the protein MTNPLSNLVLIGMPGAGKSTVGVLLAKETSRSFTDTDLLIQTAQGRPLQHIVDTDGYLALRRIEEDILLDLSLRDHVIATGGSAVYSERAMTHLKSHGLLVFLDVTLDTLGRRVRNFGTRGLARRPDQSFAELFEERFALYTRHADITVTCDHLTQEEVCDRIIEQVRSEKQNK, from the coding sequence ATGACAAACCCGCTTTCCAACCTGGTGCTGATCGGCATGCCGGGCGCCGGAAAAAGCACCGTAGGGGTGCTCCTCGCCAAGGAGACCTCGCGCTCCTTCACCGATACGGATCTGCTGATCCAGACCGCCCAGGGACGCCCGCTGCAGCACATCGTCGATACAGACGGCTACTTGGCCCTGCGCCGGATCGAGGAGGATATCCTGCTCGACCTCTCCCTCCGCGACCACGTGATCGCCACCGGTGGCAGCGCGGTCTACAGCGAGCGGGCCATGACCCACCTCAAGTCGCACGGCCTGCTGGTCTTCCTGGATGTGACCCTGGATACGCTGGGGCGCCGGGTACGCAATTTCGGCACCCGCGGCCTGGCGCGGCGACCGGACCAGAGCTTTGCCGAACTGTTCGAAGAACGCTTCGCCCTCTATACCCGCCATGCCGACATCACCGTCACATGCGACCACCTGACCCAGGAAGAGGTGTGCGACCGCATCATCGAGCAGGTCCGCAGCGAAAAACAGAACAAATGA
- a CDS encoding HIT family protein — protein sequence MTEPCDFYCDKILSGLLEVPVYFQNELVFAFHHTNPLWEQHVVLLPKRHVASLIDLGEADNELLLELMRAARMIARDLMERFGAARVYTNLGEYQSSKHLHWHIGCGKQLRPY from the coding sequence ATGACCGAACCGTGTGATTTCTACTGCGACAAGATCCTGAGCGGGCTGCTGGAGGTGCCGGTGTACTTCCAGAATGAGCTGGTCTTTGCCTTTCACCATACCAACCCGCTCTGGGAACAGCATGTGGTGCTGCTCCCCAAGCGGCACGTCGCATCGCTGATCGATCTCGGGGAGGCGGACAACGAGTTGCTGCTGGAGCTGATGCGCGCCGCCAGGATGATTGCGCGAGACCTGATGGAGCGCTTCGGTGCGGCACGCGTCTATACCAACCTGGGGGAGTACCAGTCCTCGAAGCACCTCCACTGGCACATCGGCTGCGGAAAACAGCTGCGGCCGTACTAA
- a CDS encoding M48 family metallopeptidase — protein MHELKYLAGYPAKIIEQVQRLITEDKLGQMLMRKYPASHDIRTDRALYNFAMGIKNEFLRTAQPLSKVSYDGTMHVVQHALGSHTFVSRLQGSKLKAKHEIRVASVFRTAPAEFLRMIVVHELAHLKEKEHNRAFYRLCEHMEPAYQQLEFDTRLYLTQMERARPLPEEKITTEDLL, from the coding sequence ATGCACGAGTTGAAATATCTGGCAGGCTATCCGGCGAAGATCATCGAGCAGGTACAACGGTTGATCACGGAGGACAAACTGGGGCAGATGCTGATGCGGAAATACCCTGCGTCCCACGACATCCGCACCGACAGGGCACTGTACAACTTTGCCATGGGGATAAAGAATGAATTTCTGCGCACCGCACAGCCGCTGAGCAAGGTCTCCTACGACGGCACGATGCATGTTGTCCAGCACGCCCTGGGGAGCCACACCTTCGTGTCCCGGCTGCAAGGCAGTAAACTCAAGGCCAAGCACGAAATCCGGGTGGCATCGGTCTTCCGGACAGCGCCGGCTGAATTCCTGAGGATGATCGTGGTACACGAGTTGGCGCACCTGAAAGAGAAGGAGCATAACCGGGCCTTTTACCGGCTGTGCGAACACATGGAGCCGGCCTATCAGCAGCTGGAATTCGATACCCGGCTGTATCTGACCCAGATGGAACGGGCACGACCTTTGCCTGAAGAAAAAATCACCACGGAGGATTTGCTATGA